ATGGGCCATGATCATGGCAAGCGAGGCGGCTCCGCATTCGGTCGCCTCCATCTGCAGGATGGTCGGCACACGGAAGCGACGCCCGCCCTGCGGCGCGTTGGGCTTGATCAGGCTTTCAGGAGCGGCGGGCGCCGCGGCAGGCGCGGTCACAGCCCGGTCCACTCCTTGAGCAGCGGGATCACCATGTCGATCGGCCGCTCGGTCGCGGTCTCGACCTCGACCGAGGCCAGCGTACCGGCCGAAAGCGCAAGATCGCTGCCCTTGGACGAGGTCCAGCGATAGCCCGAGGTGCTCGACGGATCACGATCAATGCGGACCCGGGCCAGGAAGGGCGGGCCCGCCTGAACGAAACTCTCCACCAGCCCCGGATTGTCCACGATCGCCCGGATACCGTCGGAAGAGACCGGGAAATCCGACACCGAGACCAGTTCGCCGGTCAGCGTGCCGAAGCTCTCGCGCGGCGCCGTCGATGGGCTGATCTGCACCGGCATGCCCGGCCGGATCGCCTTGCCGTCGGCCGGCGGCACGAACATCACCACTTCCAGCGTCTCGCCGCCGGTCTGCAGGGCCAGCACCGCCTGGCCGGCGCTCAGCTGGGCGCCGGGCAGCTGCTTGATCTCGGTCACCCGCCCCGTCTCGGGTGCCGTCACCACCGCGCCGCGGGCGGCCCGGGCCTCCAGCTCGGCAACACGGCGCTCCGCCTCGGCGATCGCCTCGTCGGCCTCGCGGCGGCGGCGCTCGGCGGCGATCTCGGCCTCGATCTTCCGCGAACGGAGATCGGCGGTGCCGCTTTCCACCTCGGCCAGATCCTGGCGGGCCTGGGCGACCTCGTCCCGGGCCCGGGCGAGCGCATCACGCGTCACCACCTTCTGGGCCAGCAGGGCCTCCAGATCCGAAAGACGCCCCTGCTGATAGGACAACCGGCTGCGCGCGGCATTGAGACGGGTGTCCAGCGCCTCGCGCTGGGCGGCCAGGCTCGCCTCCCGCAGGCGCGCTTCATCGGCAAGATCCTGCTCCAGCCGGGTGCGGGCATCGCGGCGTTCCGCCACCACCGCCCGCAGATTTGCAAGTTGCAGGGAAAGGTCCGGGTTGGAGATCCGCGCCACCGGCTCACCGGCCGTAACCTCGTCTCCCAGCCCGACCAGAAGCTCGGACAGCGTCCCCGCCCCAAGCGCCGGGGCATCCAGAACCCGGCCGCCCTCGGCGATCAGCAACCCCTGCCCGGCCTTGCGCACGGGGATCGCCCCCACCACCGACCAGACCACGACCCCGGCCATCGCCGCCGCCACGACAAGCGCCGCCGCCCAGCCCCGCGGGCTGGCGACGGTCAGTGTCTGATCAAGCTGTTCGGGGGAAGACAGACGGTCGAGGGCCGCCTTCCGGAAAATACCGCTGGCATTCATCGTCGGACCGACATCACCCCCGTACCCGCATCCCGCCCCAAAGCTAGCCGCCAGGGCCAATGCTGTCCATCGACCGCCGAACCTTCCCTGCCGACGGCAGCTCTGCAAGCGCTGACGTTGACCGGATCAATCATTGTTGACGTCGCCACCCTCGAGCCCCGCGGTGAAGCCGCCAAGCCGTCCGCTCGGCTTCGGTCGGGGTTCCAGCGGCAGGGCCGGCTGTTCCTGATCGGCGGCATAATCGGCGATGCCGCGCCCCTGCCCCAGCAGGCCGGCGGCTTTCAATTCGTCCAGCCCCGGCAGGTCGGCCAGCGACGCCAGGTCGAAATGATCCAGAAAATGGGGCGTCGTTGCCCATTCGAGCGGCCGCCCCACCGCCTGCCGCCGGCCGCGGGGGCGCACGAAACCGGTTTCGATCAGCAGGTCCAGCGTCCCGCGCGCCAGGGCCACGCCGCGGATTTCCTCGATTTCGGCCCGGGTCACCGGCTGGTGATAGGCGATGATCGCCAGCACCTCCAGCGCCGCCCGCCCCAGCCGGCGCGGCTCCACCACCCGCGCCTGCAGATGGGGGGCCAGATCGGGGGCGGTACGGAAGGCCCAGGCGTCGTCGCGGCGCACCAGCTCCACCCCGCGCCCGGCATAATCGGCGGCCAGACTGTCCAGCACGGCATCGATCGGGGCCCCCGCCGGCAGATACTCGGCCAGCCGGTCACGGCCGAGCGGCTCGGCGCTGGCGAACAGCACCGCCTCGATCACGCGGCGCGCATGGGCGAAACGCTCCGTGTCGTCATCGCTCATCTCCGCCCTCCTCGTCATCCGTCTGGATCTCGTCCATGGGGGCCCGGGCGTCCGGATGCACCATCAGCGGCCCGCCGCCCTGCCTCTGCGCCACCGCAAGCCGGCCCTGACGGGCCAGTTCCAGCACCGCCACGAAGCTGGCCGCCAGGGCAGAGCGTCGCTCCAGCCGTCTGGCGCGCGCGGCCGCCGCCTCGGCCGCCGCCAAGGCCAGCGGGTCGCCCGTCGCCGGCAGCGGCCGGGGGGCCGGCAGATCGGGCAGAAGGCCGATCAGCGGCACCCAACGC
The window above is part of the Tistrella mobilis genome. Proteins encoded here:
- a CDS encoding NHLP bacteriocin system secretion protein, coding for MNASGIFRKAALDRLSSPEQLDQTLTVASPRGWAAALVVAAAMAGVVVWSVVGAIPVRKAGQGLLIAEGGRVLDAPALGAGTLSELLVGLGDEVTAGEPVARISNPDLSLQLANLRAVVAERRDARTRLEQDLADEARLREASLAAQREALDTRLNAARSRLSYQQGRLSDLEALLAQKVVTRDALARARDEVAQARQDLAEVESGTADLRSRKIEAEIAAERRRREADEAIAEAERRVAELEARAARGAVVTAPETGRVTEIKQLPGAQLSAGQAVLALQTGGETLEVVMFVPPADGKAIRPGMPVQISPSTAPRESFGTLTGELVSVSDFPVSSDGIRAIVDNPGLVESFVQAGPPFLARVRIDRDPSSTSGYRWTSSKGSDLALSAGTLASVEVETATERPIDMVIPLLKEWTGL
- the scpB gene encoding SMC-Scp complex subunit ScpB gives rise to the protein MSDDDTERFAHARRVIEAVLFASAEPLGRDRLAEYLPAGAPIDAVLDSLAADYAGRGVELVRRDDAWAFRTAPDLAPHLQARVVEPRRLGRAALEVLAIIAYHQPVTRAEIEEIRGVALARGTLDLLIETGFVRPRGRRQAVGRPLEWATTPHFLDHFDLASLADLPGLDELKAAGLLGQGRGIADYAADQEQPALPLEPRPKPSGRLGGFTAGLEGGDVNND